The Kogia breviceps isolate mKogBre1 chromosome 2, mKogBre1 haplotype 1, whole genome shotgun sequence genome segment TCTGTTTGTGAAAGGTACTTACTTTGATTTATTATATTCAAATTCTATGTGTAGACAATCTTCAATGCCCACTTCCATCTTAATAGAATTGTTGACATCAGGATAGGTAGCAAGCTGGTGAACAATAAGATCATATTCTTTTACCAAGTCTGTCAGTCTTCTTACTATCGTCACTTTAAGGAAATATCTACAAAATTAATGGAGAGGACAAGTTAAATCTGTGATATATCTCAGTgttttaaataagcaaacaatAACTGCAACTCTATTTTCTCCTTGCTGGAACTCCTTAGGGATCAATTTACTCCATTTACTTCACgaagaagttttaatttttaaataaatgcccCCACCATGGAAAATATACAAAGTTCAATTTTAAGAATAGTGTACATACTTTTTAGATCAATTTGAAGTACCATCATCAAGCCTACTTGAGGACATCTCTCTAGATCactgctttttgtttattttttctttttttctagatcACTTCTTAACCATACACTAAATGAGATGCACTGGGAAACTAATGGATTTAGAGAGTAATTCATTTACAGGACAAATGAAGTACCTAAGAATGATTCATACAGGGAAGAATATGACTAAAACTTCTCATAATAGGATTCTCTAAAACTACAGAAGGCTCTTACTACATCAGATGAGCATTagccagacaaaaacaaaatatttgacagaattttaaaaatcttaagtcTTCCAGTCCAAAATTATAATTAGAAGTTCTAATAAGACATTCAATAGTAGTCATTACTTTCTGGTTTTGATTCTGTCTACAGTTTCTGATACACGTTCATACCTTAAACGGACATTGGCACCGATGTAAGATTCATATGGCTTTTCAACTTGCATAAATTCAAAATCATAACTTCTGCTCTGAGTCAGTTCTCCAGGTAAGGCTAGTTCTTTCACTAGGTTTACAAATTCGTGAGTATTACTCTTGTCATTGAAAAgttctaagaaattttaaaaagcaaaaagaccAATTATATTTAATACCCATCTCATTAAAACCCAAACTTCTACTTccaaagcaaataatttttacaaaaagaattAGTTGGATTTGTCTCCACTTTAAATACTAGAGCTATGATCTGAATTCCATTATCTTTCTCACTATTATGCTCCACTTAGGCACAAAAAAATTCAAGCAGCAtagcaaaatgaaaatttctattataaaaaaatgaattcattccTTTAATGCAGTTAGGGTTTGCCCAGTATGAAGATGTTTTAACAGACATATTTCTAGCAATTATTTGAACTTCCTCCCTTCTAGGCAAAAAATGTATTGTCCTGTTGTTTTGCTTTAGTTAGGCAAATATATTACCTTGATAAAACTATGATATGCAAAAGACTAAAATCAACTATCAGTTAATTACTATAATTTTCCCCTTAAATATAATCTCATCCAAAATAGACATGTAAATAAATATCCACCCATTCCAattttgatactttaaaaatgtacagtagggcttccctggtggcgcagtggttgagagtccgcctgccgatgcaggagacacgggttcgtgccctggtccgggaagatcccacatgccgcggagcaactaagcccgtgagccatggccgctgggcctgcgcgtccggagcctgtgctccgcaacgggagaggccacagcagtgagaggcccacataccgcaaaaaaaaaaaaaaaatgtacagtaaAACTTAGAAAGCTAGgacctattttcttttctcttttccgaATCTGCAGTACCAAAAGATTTATACAGATTAACTCCTACTAAATCAAGAATGTCTCTGAAATACACATATGGAAACATACACAGTTGATCTAAGTCAAAAAGAAATTACACTTTTCCTTTTCACATGGAATTTTCTATTGACAAGTGAGTCTGGCTACAGGTACACACTAAGTTAGGAAGACAAATGGCATGGGTAATTAGAAAGTGAAGGATGAAGGTAACACTGctaattgtgaataaagctggtGAAAAATGTAAGCAGATGGAAATTTCAGTGAGTAAACTAATTtacttgaattatttttcaaggCTGGTAGCTTACATAACTCCTTTCACTTTTAGTAATTAAGTTTAATCACAAATAAAGGCAGGATTAGTCAAATATTTAATACAATTAAAAGAAACATgatttaatgtttataaaataaatcctCTTTTATTACACAAAATCAATTCCTTCTTTCCATAAAGCTAAGTGCCAAATCAAACTCTCTTCAAACTCagttatcaaagaaaaaaaaagtaatactatTTTAAAACTCACCAATTTGACCTACAAATTCAATTCTAATTCCTTGGTGCTCTAGCCTCTTTCCAGATTGCTTAAAGGCTATGTTTACCTGCCAAAACATGAAATCGTAAGAGATGTTAACAATCCTTTGTGGGCCTACTCGCAGACTGCTTCCAGAtgaatacaatatataatatttcagGTATTCATTTCTGAAGTCTGAGACACCACATACCTAGATCCTACCTAGACCTTATAGCGCCAGAGAAGGTAAAACCtactcatagggcttccctggtggcgcagtggttgagaatccgcctgccgatgcaggagacacgggttcgtgccctggtccgggaagatcccacatgccgcggagcaactaagcccgtgagccatggccgctgggcctgtgcatccggagcctgtgctccgcaacgggagaggccacaacagtgagaggcccgcataccgcaaaaaaaaaaaaaaaaaaaaaaaaaaaaaaaaaaaaaaaaaaaaaaaaaacctactcatATACAATCAGTAATGAACCTATTACTTATACATACACTTAAAGCATCTTCTTTGTTAGTAAGGAATCCTTCTTTACAGCTGGAGAACTATAAAGACTCAATAAAAGGGAAAACTTTCAACTATTCAAATATGTTTTCAGGTCAAATAGTTAAAAAATTCTACAACAGCATTTTAATGTAAGGTTATTACTAATTCTAAGAACTGATCTTAAAGATCACTTTCAGCCTTTTGTAAACAacaatatattgttataattcCTGACCTTAAAAGCAATGCTTATTGCCCTGAGTCTGCTACTCATCCTAAAAACAGAATGTCTAAAGATTTAAATTTTGAGTATGATTATCTTACGtacttttcaaattaaatatataatctaAAATCCCTAAATTCATATGTGCCAAATGAAAAccttaattttatacattttaatttgacAAAATATCTATAAAGTAcatacatattaaaaacaaaatttgaaacatTTAAGGATTAGCTAACATACCAAAAAGCATACTTCCAGGTTTATTCTTTACTATAAAAAATTGGTAGCATGACTCTTAAAAGCTTTTCTTCCAAATAGTGTTTTCAAAAGACAACAGAAATTAAGGACCAATAAAAACCGAAGTTCAGTTATTTCTGTTTGTAAACtacataattaaaatattcatgctTCTATATCTTCCATATTTGTGACCAGGATGAGTTAGTTACTTGCCTTCCAAATTAATGTctcagaaaaacaagtaaataattaaGCAAATTGTAGTATATCATAAGATGGAGTATaattaaagcataaaaataataaggtcaaagaatatttaatgatgtgGGAAGATGTGCATGGTATGTCACATGAAGGAAGCATGGTCAAACTGTATACAAGTATAATgccaattatatattttaaactacagAAAAAACTCTTAACAGGAGTTACTTCTGGAATGTATGCTTATGggtaattttgtttccttctctgtagcTTTTTTTGACAGATGGCaattaaatttaactttaaaaagtatatgctTCAGGAGtcccaagacaattcaatggggaaagaatattctttttaacaaatagtgctggaacaactCAATCtcaacatacaaaaaaatgaaattggatcccTACCTGGCaccatatataaatattaactcaaaatggataaaagacctaaatgtaagagctacagttataaaactcttagaagaaaacataggtgtaaatcttcATTATCTTGGATAGGCAACTGTTTCTCagatgacaccaaaagcatgagaaatgaaattttaaaaaagataaactggaCATCATCAAACAGAAAATTTTAGTACTTCAAGACaccaccaagaaagtgaaaagacaactcacagaaatagagaaaatatttgcaaaacataatgGACAAAAGACTCGTAtctagagtatataaagaactcttacaactcaacaatcaaaagacaaataacccaattaaaaatggtcaaaggatatgtacagacttttctccaaagaagttatacaaacagcaataagcacatgaaaagatgcccaatattattcatcattaggggaaatgcaaatcaaaaccattatGACCACTTCTTACCCATTAAGATGgcaataaaaaatacagacaataatAAGTATTGCCAAgaatgtgaagaaactggaaccctcatacattgctggggagaatataaaatggtgcagctgcacTGGAAAACCCTGGCAGTTCCCTTGaaagttaaatatagagttaacgtatgacccagcaattccattcctaagtatacaccccagagaaatgaaaacacacagtCGCACAAAAACTTAACACACAAATGTACAGCAATATTCATAACAGTCAACAAACAGAAACCCAAATATCCTCAACTGAAATGTcctcaactgatgaatggatgaagaaatgtggtacatccatatactacagatatatactgaaatattatTCCGCTATAGAAAAGAATGGTgttttgatacatgctacaacgtgaatgaaccttgaaaacattatgctacatgaaatgAGGCAGACCCAAAAAGACAAATCTTATCTGACCACTTAGAACAGGCCCAGAACAGGCAAATTTATAGGAAACAAAGTAGACTAGAGGGActtacttccctggtggagcagtggttaagaaaccgcctgccaatgcaggagacatgagtttgagccctggtccaggaagatcccacatgctgcgcagcaaccccgtgtgccacaactactgagcctgcactctagagcccatgagccacaactactgagcccgcatgccacaactactgaagcccatgtacctagagcccgtgcaccacaagagaagccaccacaataagcccacgcaccacaacaaagagtagcccccccctcaccgcaactacagaaagcctgcgagcagcaatgaagacccaacgcagccaaatataaataaataaataaacttatttttttttaaagttggctaGAGGTAtccatggactgggagaaaagggaaaagagtaGTTATTGCTTGATGGGTAcacagtttctgtttggggtgatgaaaaaattttttaaatagtggtgatgggggcttccctggtggcacagtggttgagaatctgcctgccaatgcaggggacacaggttcaagccctggtccaggaagatcccacatgccgcagagcaactaagcctgtgtgccacaactactgagcctgcgctctagagtccaggagccacaactaccgagcccacatgctacaactactgaagcccatgcgccctagagcccgcgctctgccacaagagaagccgctgcaatgagaaggccatgcaccgcaccctgctctccgcaactagagaaagcccgagcacagcaatgaagacccagtgcagccaaaaataaataaataaaataaatttattttttaaaaaaatagtgatgattgcacaacatgTGAATGTGATTAATGCTACTGAATTATacacataaaaatggttaaaatggcaaatattattatatatattttttaccaaaaatttttttaaaaggaataaaccttgaagacatcatgctgagtaaaagaagccaaacacaaaaggacacatattttatgattccatttatatgaaatgtccagaataggcaaatccatagagaaagaaagcacaTTTATAGATTAGTGGATGCtaggtgtcttagtccattcgggctgctatgacaaaataccatagactaggcttaaaaacaacataaatttattgcttacacttctggaggctgtgaAGTTCAAGATCAAAGCGCCAGGAGATTTGGTGTCCGGGGAGAGCTTGCTTTCTGGTTCACAGACAGCTGTCTTttcactatgtcctcacatgtCAGAAGGTGCACACGAGACTTCTctgaggacactaatcccattcatgagggctctgccctcatgacctaatcatctcccccccccgccccaccccccaataCATCAtactggggattaggtttcaacacatgaatcttataaggacacaaacattcagtttatGGCACCAAGGGAGTTACTGCTAATGGTATGGTGTttcttctggggtgatgaaaacattatggaattagatagtggtgacagttgcacaactcTGCAAATAGAGTAAAAAcctctgaactgtacactttagtagggtgaattttatggtgtgtgaattacaactcaataaagctattttttaaaacagaaatttaaaaaaaaagaaatgaaaatatatgtcacaaataaaccaatggaacagaacagagatgtTGAAACAGACTCATACAACCTCTGGCTGATGACAAAGGTGATGCTGCAGTGTAGTGGGGGAAAGGATGGCTTTTTCAATAAATGTCCTGGGTTAATAAGATATccatgtggggaaaaaaaccaaacaaacaagtaGCCTTGACTCCTATATCACAAAGACAAAATCAATTGATCAAACTGAAGATctaaatgtgaaatgtaaaattgttttaaattataggAAAAATAGGAGAACATCTTCATGCCCATATGGTAGGCAAAGATGTCTTAAACAGGATACAAAAAGCACTAACATTTGTAgagtattaaaattaagaacttctgttcatccaaagacaccattaaaatagtgaaaaatccagccagaaagatatttataatacatatgcCAAGGACTCTATATTGAGAAGCACATAACAAGaacataacaacaaaaaaaaatcctacacatcaataagaaaaaaactaagtATAAAAAtgagccaaaaaaaccccccaccaAAACCCAAAGCCTGAATAGGCATTTCACAAAGGACATCAAATAGCCAATAAGTATATGAACAGTCATTCAACCTCATTAGAtgtcagggaaatggaaatttacACTCGTagcaagaaaatgagaagataagACGACAAGCcataaactgggagaaaatatttgcagaagccACATCTGAGAAAGGGCTGTTTTCCAAAAagggttgtttccaacttttaaaactcaataagaagaaaacaaacaacccgaatGAAAAttaggcaaaagatttgaacaagcacctcaccaaaaaagatatatatttgaagataaacatatgaaaagatgttcaacatcatattATTacggaactgcaaattaaaacactgAGAAACCACTACAAAACTAGAATGGGCAAAATCTAGAACACTGACATTATCAAATGCTAGCTAGAATGTGgtacaacaggaactctcattcattgctgaaaATGGTAGtgctactttggaaaatagtttggcagtttcttacagaaCCAACACTATTTCCTTTACTCGTTTGACATGTTCCATCCTTTTAATGATTTTGTCTGTTCTCTTTCAggcctcttctctttctcccatcATTTTAAAGGGAGAGTAAAGtagaaaagcaaaacatttaTTTCAGATATAACACTAAGACATCAGTAAGTAAACTGGCAAAGGACCAGAACAGACGATGCAGTAAAATAGCTAATAAACCTAAGTTCAACCTATCTAGTAACCAAAGAAATGCTGTCAAAGAATAATATCATTTTTGCCTATAGAaatagcaaagattaaaaagTGACTATATTCAGTACTACTCTGAAACAAGGCATTAAGTGAACATGTGATTTAATGCAAATTCTCCAGGTTAATATGTATTGATACCCTTCAAATATTCATGTCTTCTGGTCCAGCAACTCACTTCCAGGAATTCATTCTAAGGAAGTAATCTTATCCTACAGAAATCTGGAGAAAAACTTATGTACTAAAGTTTTGTTACTAAAAACATGTCTGTATTACTTAAGATATGGTGATATACTACAAGCAgtctgaaaaatacagtagaaactaCTTAAATATCCAATAATAGGGAAAAGGTAAGcttaatatattatacatacattaaCTAATGCAGAGAGACTAGGAGGAAACACATTCAAATTTTAACAGTGAATTATTTCCATATGATGGGAATacagataattattttatttcccaaACTATCTACCATGTGTATGTATCACCTTAACAAGCAGGGGAGAGAactcttaatattttatatttagaaaaattatttcaaatgttttatgaCTTGATTTTATCTAGGATATTACCATTCTTAAGTATCACAAACTATTGAGTACTAATCATGTTCCATAAGGTATAAGAATAATCTTATACATCACTTGgtaaggaaaaggaggaaaaagttaAACCACAGAAGGTATCATAAATGTATCTGACTATGCATGGACACATTCCAAATGTACTTAAGTCCTCTACAGAGTATCAAGAAATGAGATCAACAGACACAATGACAGTAGTACAGACAGATAAGCtgtaaagaatgagaaaaaaacttttagaaaggTATACTAGAGAATTATCCCCAATCTCCACAACTCGACTTTATGTTAAAGGAGAAACAAACTTTGAGTGGATCACAGCCCCACTGTAGAAACTGTCTGAAGTTAAACAGATGCACATAGtcacaaacacacaaaattttGCACAGTTTAATTTAGACTCTGCCCCTGTAACCCTTCCAGTTTAAGAATCTTTCCTATAAATGTTCTACTGAATCAAGGATTTAACTGACCctctgaaaaaaattttccatCTCTAATAAAATCATTCAAATTTAGATACAGCACAAGCCACTTTCATGACTAATTCTAATACTCTACAACTAGGTAATTCTCCAAACAAAATATTTACCTTCCCTGAAACAGATTCTCCATCATAGAAAAGATAGTGTTTTTCTACTTTGCCATCCTCGGTTTTCATTTCTGCCATTTTCCTGGTTTCCCCATCATTAAGGACAACATCGATCTCACAAATGGGACCAAAAAATCCTCCAAGAAAActctgaaataaaaggaaaatgttcaTAATTATGTTTTGTTAGTCActacatttttaaattcaaatttaattaccTATAACCTACAGTTAATCTATGAATTCACAAGGAAATAAGAACTTGTATCAAATACTACATCAAAACTAAAATTTCATACAATATGCATACAGTTAATGCTGTACTGTATGCTTAAAATTTTGCTGAGGGTATATTTATGTTATATGTTTTCtaccacaataaaattaaaaaagaaaacaaatttaaacacGCTATAATTTCAATCATTTCCACAGGTAACCACTATAAATAATCAAATACTAACATATACCAAAGATCTAAAAGGACtgccccagtggtccagtggttaagactccccgcttccactacaggggacacaagttcaatccctggttggggaagtttcACATGCATGCCGCATGGCTAAAAAATTAATCCTAACATCTGGATTTGAAAGGTAACCTTTAGTAATACATCTATGAGGTTCTTTCATTATACTGCTATAATGAAACTCATACAATCCCAATTACTCATGAGTTACTACAATGTACTACTTATGGTAAAATCTACTGCTATATAGGTCTGAACAGCATGTGTTACACTGTGTAAGCCCTTGGAATAAAACTGGCTCTAATGGAGGAGATTAATTAAATTTCTGTAAATTTTGTGAATACGCAAAAGAAGTGAGCTAAAACTAGGCATGTTTGGTAAGACCAGCCCTCCCGCAGGAAGTTAGTACTGGTACAGTAGCAAAATCTAGAACAAGGATCTTGCGTTAAGGCTCAGTTCTGTCCTCAGGAGGACGGCAAACAAGCTAATAATCCTGCTAAGGCTATGTGGGTCATAGGGTGATACTATGATCAAAGGAGATAGTGTTTTCCTAAATTCTGAGgttgcttctttgttttttggcagtgccacgcagcttgtgggatcttagttatagaactcaggccctcagcagtgaaagctcggagtcctaaccactggacagccagggaattcccacttctttatttttattaatcctTTATTAACAAAAGGATTATAATTTCATGAAATCAACTCAAAGAATTGCCAGATTAGTACTTATGACATACTCAAAAGACATAACCAGCAAGTTTTCCTTTTGGCAAGATGTTTTAATCTTTCCTGGCAATATTATAAATGACAAacaattttaattagaaaactaTTCTGAACTAACTTAGAATGAAAAACATCCATGATAGGGCATGTGCACTGTCCCTTCCTAGTTAGCTTTCATACCCCAAGTTTTAAATTCAAAACTTGCTCAAAA includes the following:
- the VPS26A gene encoding vacuolar protein sorting-associated protein 26A, whose protein sequence is MTMSFLGGFFGPICEIDVVLNDGETRKMAEMKTEDGKVEKHYLFYDGESVSGKVNIAFKQSGKRLEHQGIRIEFVGQIELFNDKSNTHEFVNLVKELALPGELTQSRSYDFEFMQVEKPYESYIGANVRLRYFLKVTIVRRLTDLVKEYDLIVHQLATYPDVNNSIKMEVGIEDCLHIEFEYNKSKYHLKDVIVGKIYFLLVRIKIQHMELQLIKKEITGIGPSTTTETETIAKYEIMDGAPVKGESIPIRLFLAGYDPTPTMRDVNKKFSVRYFLNLVLVDEEDRRYFKQQEIILWRKAPEKLRKQRTNFHQRFESPESQASAEQPEM